The proteins below come from a single Chitinophaga pinensis DSM 2588 genomic window:
- the prmC gene encoding peptide chain release factor N(5)-glutamine methyltransferase, with product MTIQTAFTHIVTSLEPIQGQREAANIAHIVMEYVTGMSKMDRIVYKERELTTEQTSQLTAAVKALLAHEPVQYVIGSSWFYGMELLVNPHVLIPRPETEELVEWIVQDIRTAQLSQPQILDIGTGSGAIPLAIKKELPQAHVQAVDVSKGALQTAKDNAVKQQLDVTFELVDILNKTAWTHLPMFDIIVSNPPYICQRESADMQEQVVSYEPSLALFVPDDDALLFYREIGWMGKEKLKNGGALYFEINEAFGTETAALLEGMGYLEVEIKKDLFGKDRMVKGVWK from the coding sequence ATGACTATACAGACCGCCTTTACACACATCGTCACATCACTGGAACCTATACAGGGCCAGCGTGAAGCAGCCAATATCGCACATATCGTCATGGAGTATGTAACCGGCATGTCCAAAATGGACAGGATCGTATACAAAGAACGGGAACTGACCACCGAACAGACCTCACAGTTAACAGCTGCGGTGAAAGCACTATTGGCGCATGAGCCTGTACAATATGTGATCGGCTCCAGCTGGTTCTATGGTATGGAGCTTCTGGTGAATCCGCATGTGCTGATTCCCCGTCCGGAAACAGAAGAACTGGTAGAATGGATCGTACAGGATATCCGAACTGCACAACTCTCCCAGCCTCAGATACTCGATATCGGCACCGGCAGTGGCGCAATTCCGCTTGCCATCAAAAAAGAACTCCCACAAGCCCATGTACAGGCAGTAGATGTAAGTAAAGGCGCTTTACAAACGGCAAAGGATAACGCTGTAAAGCAACAACTGGACGTTACTTTTGAACTTGTAGACATTCTGAATAAAACAGCATGGACACATTTACCGATGTTCGATATCATTGTAAGTAACCCTCCGTACATCTGTCAGCGTGAAAGCGCAGATATGCAGGAACAGGTGGTATCTTATGAACCTTCTCTGGCCCTGTTTGTACCGGATGATGACGCCTTGTTGTTTTACAGGGAAATCGGATGGATGGGAAAAGAGAAATTAAAAAACGGTGGTGCATTATATTTTGAGATTAATGAAGCATTTGGAACAGAGACAGCGGCGTTGCTGGAAGGTATGGGATATTTGGAAGTAGAGATTAAGAAGGATCTGTTTGGAAAGGACAGGATGGTGAAGGGAGTGTGGAAATAA